From a single Nostoc sp. MS1 genomic region:
- a CDS encoding DUF4253 domain-containing protein, whose translation MVISQNALKNLLTQHHINADTLELLWQVDGENIYGLTVNGADAIQHWQQLRQITDETQHYPLLLGNEAESQSYIESVHSYSDYLSEEQPTTVQEIIQQGNQLNANDWLNTTAEQQRQERANYINISTLQNDVDEFTLAEIGEWNDMIYPTNRYTIPRDILTRLPHPNVIIALVPTTFSWQVPAFLKFGNWNDCPAPEVQVCLMKYWQEKYGAEVVGITHDVVEMVVHKPPQDKESAFQLAQEQYIYCYDIVDQGVQTLSNLAANLLGGKVWYFWWD comes from the coding sequence ATGGTTATAAGCCAAAACGCCTTAAAAAACTTATTAACACAACATCATATTAACGCCGATACTCTAGAATTACTTTGGCAAGTCGATGGTGAAAATATTTATGGATTAACCGTTAATGGTGCTGATGCCATACAACATTGGCAGCAACTACGACAAATTACAGATGAGACGCAACATTATCCTTTGTTATTGGGTAATGAAGCTGAAAGTCAATCTTACATCGAATCCGTTCATTCCTATAGTGACTATTTATCAGAAGAACAACCTACAACTGTTCAGGAAATTATCCAACAAGGCAATCAACTAAATGCTAATGATTGGTTAAATACCACAGCAGAACAGCAAAGACAAGAAAGAGCTAATTACATAAATATATCGACATTACAAAATGATGTTGATGAATTTACACTAGCAGAAATCGGCGAGTGGAATGATATGATTTATCCTACTAACCGCTATACAATTCCCCGTGATATTTTAACTCGTTTACCACATCCAAACGTAATAATTGCATTAGTTCCTACTACATTTAGCTGGCAAGTTCCCGCTTTCCTGAAGTTTGGCAATTGGAATGATTGTCCAGCCCCGGAAGTGCAGGTTTGCCTTATGAAATATTGGCAAGAAAAATATGGTGCAGAGGTAGTAGGTATCACCCATGATGTAGTGGAAATGGTTGTTCATAAACCACCACAAGACAAAGAAAGCGCATTTCAACTAGCTCAAGAACAGTATATTTATTGCTACGATATTGTAGACCAAGGGGTACAAACTCTTAGTAATCTAGCTGCTAACTTATTAGGAGGAAAAGTCTGGTATTTTTGGTGGGATTAA
- a CDS encoding PAS domain S-box protein, whose product MSSQLDEYNHLLWEKCPVGLVLWNPHGQLINVNPAYAAMLGRTVPETLNLNYWQITADTQIAAERVMLEKLEQTGRYGPYEKEYIHQNGNLVPVRVSSVMIERGGERLIWSSVEDISDLKQAEQERQQKEKILKQSEARYRSLVKTNTQIIWVSTPQGICFELEDWIGYTGQTLAEAENGGWIDAVHPDDRGYTGEAWGIAVANLSQYQIEYRIRGKDGNYRYFWVWGAPVIEDDGSVQEWIGTCTDIHDRKLAEAENQRLKERYRTLVTATSQIVWGATAEGLGISSQMLTWIDYTGQTEAEVEGWGWLEPIHPDDRARSSNEWSQAVANRSIYQTEYRLRGKDGIYRYFSVCGAPVLKADGSIQEWIGTCTNIHARKLTEAENQRLLDMLNHSSDAIIVRDMSDKTLYWNQGAERLYHWTREEVIDQYIYTFLKKIFPQPKEEITTELLQHGNWEGEVEHLTHDGKLITVQSRWTLQRDTDGQPCAVLEINTDVTARKQAEIALRQLNQELEARVAERTAALQDTLAEAQGLNAILDNLADGLLVVDTAGQITHFNPAFLAMHELTANTLKGHCRDLPIFGLADLVERTQSQPGEVFAAELDLAKERIGQAVATAIFKRTADNELTTCFGSALLIRDVTVEKEIDQMKTDFISTVSHELRTPLTSVLGFASIIQEKLQTDVFPMLSAEDRKLQKTIKRVADNLNIIVSEAERLTSLINDVLDIAKMEAGKVEWQMQPINLSELLDWATTATAALFETNGLQLITEIDSSVPQIIGDRNRLLQVLINLISNAVKFTQSGSVTCQVKQERDGVCISIIDTGIGIAPEDQPKVFEKFRQVGDTLTDKPKGTGLGLPICKQIIDHHGGRIWVESEIGKGSTFSFLIPVYANNPKTNTNLNLDALVKQLKEHVITTNTVANQKRKTILVVDDDAHIRELLHQQLENEGYNVREAKDGVDAIQQIKIIRPDLIILDVMMPQINGFDVAAVLKNDPQTADIPIIILSIVENKERGYHIGIDRYLTKPINTEQLLNEIGSLLNQVTSSKKVLVVDQNESTLKTISNVLQAQGYSVIEASDPQECINKALSVKPDMIIIDSIFSQESELVKTLRFEKELENVLFIWGLGMGDEGDGVRIN is encoded by the coding sequence ATGTCTAGCCAACTTGATGAATATAATCACCTCCTCTGGGAAAAATGTCCCGTTGGGCTGGTATTGTGGAATCCACATGGTCAGCTAATTAATGTTAATCCTGCTTATGCTGCTATGTTGGGGCGTACTGTACCTGAAACCCTGAACCTCAACTATTGGCAAATTACTGCTGACACCCAGATCGCCGCCGAGCGAGTCATGCTAGAAAAGTTGGAACAAACTGGGCGTTACGGCCCCTACGAAAAGGAATACATACACCAAAATGGAAACTTGGTTCCAGTCAGAGTTTCCAGTGTGATGATTGAGCGGGGTGGGGAGCGGCTGATTTGGTCGAGTGTGGAGGATATTAGCGACCTGAAACAAGCTGAACAAGAACGCCAGCAGAAAGAAAAAATCTTAAAACAGAGCGAAGCCAGATACCGTTCTTTAGTTAAAACTAATACGCAAATTATTTGGGTTAGTACGCCGCAGGGGATTTGCTTTGAGCTAGAAGACTGGATTGGATATACAGGACAAACGTTAGCTGAAGCGGAAAACGGCGGCTGGATTGATGCCGTCCATCCCGATGATCGTGGTTACACAGGAGAAGCTTGGGGTATTGCCGTAGCCAACCTCAGTCAATATCAAATTGAGTACCGTATTCGTGGCAAGGATGGTAACTATCGTTACTTTTGGGTCTGGGGCGCTCCTGTCATTGAAGATGATGGCAGTGTGCAGGAGTGGATTGGTACTTGTACAGATATTCACGATCGCAAATTAGCAGAAGCCGAAAATCAGCGTCTCAAGGAGCGATATCGTACCTTAGTCACTGCTACTTCTCAAATTGTTTGGGGAGCTACGGCGGAAGGTTTAGGAATCAGTAGTCAAATGCTCACTTGGATAGATTATACAGGGCAGACGGAAGCAGAAGTTGAGGGTTGGGGATGGCTTGAGCCGATTCATCCTGATGACCGCGCCCGTTCCAGCAATGAGTGGAGTCAGGCTGTGGCGAACCGCAGTATTTACCAAACTGAATATCGGTTGCGTGGTAAGGATGGTATTTACCGCTACTTCTCAGTATGTGGCGCTCCTGTCTTAAAAGCAGACGGTAGCATTCAGGAATGGATTGGTACTTGCACTAATATTCATGCTCGTAAGCTAACAGAAGCGGAAAATCAACGTTTATTAGATATGCTGAATCATTCCAGTGATGCCATTATTGTCCGTGACATGAGTGACAAAACTTTGTACTGGAATCAAGGCGCAGAAAGGCTCTATCATTGGACGCGGGAGGAAGTCATAGACCAATATATTTACACGTTTCTCAAAAAAATCTTTCCTCAACCCAAAGAAGAAATTACAACCGAGTTATTACAACACGGCAACTGGGAAGGAGAGGTAGAACACCTTACCCATGATGGCAAACTGATTACCGTCCAAAGCCGATGGACTTTGCAACGAGATACCGATGGTCAGCCTTGCGCGGTGTTGGAAATTAATACTGATGTGACTGCTCGTAAACAAGCTGAAATTGCTTTGCGGCAACTCAATCAAGAATTGGAAGCCAGAGTTGCAGAACGGACTGCGGCACTACAAGATACCTTAGCGGAAGCCCAAGGCTTAAATGCTATTTTGGATAACTTAGCAGATGGTTTGTTAGTGGTTGATACCGCAGGGCAAATTACTCATTTCAATCCTGCCTTTTTAGCCATGCACGAGTTAACAGCTAATACCCTCAAAGGACATTGCCGGGATTTGCCCATATTTGGTTTAGCAGATTTGGTGGAAAGAACCCAGTCCCAACCAGGTGAAGTATTTGCGGCGGAGTTGGATCTGGCAAAAGAACGCATTGGTCAAGCTGTCGCCACTGCCATATTTAAGCGGACAGCCGACAATGAACTCACCACCTGTTTTGGTTCAGCGTTGTTGATTCGGGATGTAACGGTAGAAAAAGAAATCGACCAAATGAAAACAGATTTTATCTCTACAGTTTCCCATGAGTTGAGGACACCACTAACTTCTGTCTTAGGTTTCGCCTCCATCATTCAAGAAAAACTACAAACTGATGTCTTCCCCATGCTGTCTGCCGAAGACCGCAAGTTACAAAAAACCATCAAGCGCGTAGCTGACAACTTAAATATTATTGTGTCGGAAGCAGAACGCCTCACATCTTTAATTAATGATGTTTTAGATATTGCCAAGATGGAAGCTGGCAAGGTGGAATGGCAAATGCAGCCTATAAATCTGAGTGAATTACTCGATTGGGCAACCACAGCCACAGCCGCCCTATTTGAAACCAATGGTTTGCAACTAATTACCGAAATTGATTCCTCAGTACCGCAGATAATAGGCGATCGCAATCGTCTATTGCAAGTTCTGATTAACCTCATTTCCAATGCCGTTAAGTTTACCCAATCTGGTTCTGTTACCTGTCAGGTTAAACAGGAAAGAGATGGTGTGTGCATTAGCATTATCGATACAGGTATCGGCATTGCACCAGAAGACCAGCCGAAAGTATTTGAAAAATTCCGCCAAGTCGGCGACACCCTCACCGACAAACCCAAAGGTACGGGGTTAGGCTTACCCATATGCAAACAAATCATCGACCATCACGGCGGTAGAATCTGGGTAGAGAGTGAAATCGGTAAAGGTAGCACCTTCTCATTCCTCATCCCCGTCTATGCTAACAACCCCAAAACAAATACTAATCTGAATCTTGATGCTCTAGTTAAGCAACTCAAAGAACACGTCATTACTACAAATACCGTAGCGAACCAAAAACGCAAAACTATTTTAGTTGTTGATGATGATGCCCACATTCGAGAATTACTACATCAACAACTGGAAAATGAAGGTTATAACGTCCGGGAAGCTAAAGATGGAGTAGATGCAATTCAACAAATCAAAATCATCCGTCCCGATTTAATTATCCTGGATGTAATGATGCCGCAAATCAACGGTTTTGATGTGGCAGCCGTCCTCAAAAATGACCCCCAAACCGCAGATATTCCAATCATCATCTTGTCAATTGTTGAAAATAAAGAACGAGGCTATCACATTGGCATAGATCGTTATCTCACCAAACCCATCAATACAGAACAACTCCTCAATGAAATTGGCTCACTGCTGAATCAGGTTACATCTAGTAAAAAGGTCTTGGTTGTTGATCAAAATGAATCTACTTTAAAGACCATTTCTAATGTATTACAAGCTCAAGGTTACAGTGTCATTGAAGCCTCAGACCCTCAAGAATGTATTAATAAAGCTCTGTCAGTTAAACCTGACATGATCATCATTGATTCTATCTTCTCTCAAGAATCCGAGTTAGTAAAAACCCTGAGATTTGAAAAAGAATTAGAAAATGTCTTATTCATTTGGGGATTAGGTATGGGAGATGAAGGAGATGGGGTAAGAATAAACTAA
- a CDS encoding XisI protein yields MDRIEDYREIIQKFLKSHADFENTNSDIESQIICDTVNDHYQLLDVGWEELKRVYNCFIHLDIKDGKIWIQRNMTEVDIAQELVDMGVPKEDIILGLHPPYKRPYTGYGVA; encoded by the coding sequence ATGGACAGAATAGAAGATTATCGAGAAATCATTCAAAAATTTTTAAAATCTCACGCTGATTTTGAAAATACTAATTCAGATATTGAATCTCAGATAATTTGTGACACAGTAAACGACCATTATCAGCTCTTGGATGTAGGCTGGGAGGAATTAAAGCGAGTTTACAATTGTTTTATTCATTTAGATATTAAAGATGGTAAGATATGGATTCAACGTAATATGACTGAGGTAGATATTGCTCAGGAATTAGTAGATATGGGTGTACCCAAGGAAGATATTATTTTAGGTTTACACCCACCTTATAAGCGACCATATACAGGATATGGAGTGGCTTAA
- a CDS encoding response regulator transcription factor: MSQKILIVDDEPNIVILMEQALESLEDEGVELLTARNGVEALETIKTEKPNLVFLDVMMPKMSGLEVCEVVKHELQMTDVYIIMLTAKGQEFDKQKGMDVGADLYLTKPFRPKEVLEKSMQVLGF; the protein is encoded by the coding sequence ATGAGCCAGAAAATTTTGATTGTTGACGATGAACCTAACATTGTAATTTTAATGGAACAAGCCCTAGAGTCTTTGGAAGATGAGGGCGTAGAACTTTTAACTGCTAGAAATGGCGTAGAAGCCCTCGAAACCATTAAAACCGAAAAACCAAACCTTGTATTTCTTGATGTAATGATGCCTAAAATGAGTGGTTTGGAAGTTTGTGAAGTTGTTAAACATGAACTTCAAATGACTGATGTCTACATTATTATGTTGACAGCAAAAGGACAAGAATTTGATAAACAAAAGGGAATGGATGTGGGCGCTGATTTATATTTAACTAAACCATTCCGCCCAAAAGAAGTATTAGAGAAATCTATGCAGGTATTGGGTTTTTGA
- a CDS encoding DUF1877 family protein, with translation MGITGRIKQISSLTLDLFIQDPFLVDAFFDAQWLPESPYWQGRSNTREFEQMKQDARKRFGKLPERKGLSRFIFKNRQKWKYTYDWQALEEQFLAEWATPELDLGKSWQEITFLLAGYIAAYYSMPQGKIPELRVEKGYKKDFLPFIVIQNSQWDGKPLVNAFGAGKEIGYETGYGPVRYLLAGEEVGQILDGLLELSKEGFKNRFIYESQKQNPIHWLDWSDEDLLECMVDYYTEIFDYYKSAVSNQKALLLYLI, from the coding sequence ATGGGCATAACAGGCAGAATAAAGCAAATATCTTCTTTAACACTGGATTTGTTTATACAAGACCCTTTTCTTGTTGATGCTTTCTTTGATGCTCAATGGTTGCCAGAATCTCCTTATTGGCAAGGAAGGTCGAATACAAGAGAATTTGAACAAATGAAACAAGATGCTAGAAAAAGATTTGGCAAACTACCTGAAAGAAAAGGTTTAAGCAGGTTCATCTTTAAAAATCGTCAAAAGTGGAAGTATACTTACGACTGGCAAGCACTAGAAGAACAGTTTCTTGCTGAATGGGCAACCCCCGAATTAGATTTAGGTAAATCTTGGCAGGAAATAACATTTTTACTAGCTGGTTATATTGCAGCATACTATAGTATGCCTCAAGGCAAAATCCCAGAGTTGAGAGTAGAAAAAGGATATAAAAAAGATTTTTTACCGTTTATAGTAATTCAAAACTCTCAGTGGGATGGTAAGCCATTAGTTAATGCTTTTGGTGCTGGTAAAGAAATTGGTTATGAAACAGGATATGGGCCAGTTCGTTATCTTTTAGCAGGTGAAGAAGTTGGACAAATTCTCGATGGTTTGTTAGAACTTTCTAAGGAAGGTTTTAAAAACCGTTTTATATACGAATCGCAAAAACAAAATCCTATACATTGGCTTGATTGGTCGGATGAAGACCTGCTTGAGTGTATGGTCGATTACTACACCGAAATTTTTGATTATTACAAATCTGCTGTTAGCAATCAAAAGGCATTATTGCTATATTTAATATAA